The window CCATACCAGGAACAGAGTTGACTGATAAAATGACGTTTATGCAGAGGGTTAAGAACTTCCTGTACTACATCTTTACGTGTTTCCAGATTTGGTACGTTGCGGAACCTCTCTACCCACCCTTTGTCCATCGTCACTTTGGCAAAGACGTACATTACATGGAGCTGTTTCAGGCGGCCGACATTTGGCTGATGAGAAATGACTTCACCTTTGAGTTTCCACGACCAACAATGCCAAACATCGTCTACATGTCAGGATTCCAGTGCAAACCCTCCAAACCTCTCCCCAAAGAACTGGAGGACTTTGTGCAGAGCTCAGGGGAACATGGTGTCATTGTGATGACACTGGGGACGCTGGTGGAACAACTTCCTGAGGACCTGGCTGAGGACATTGCTGCTGCTTTTGCTGAGCTTCCTCAGAAGGTGATCTGGAGGCACAAAGGAAAGAAACCATCCACCCTTGGCAACAATACCTTGATCTTGGACTGGTTGCCCCAAAAGGACCTCCTGGGTCACCCCAAAACCAAAGTGTTTGTGGCTCATGGAGGCACCAATGGAATGCAAGAAGCCATTTATCATGGTGTCCCCCTGGTCGGCTTGCCCCTCATGTTTGATCAGCAAGACAACTTCTTCAGGATGGCATCAAGAGGGGTGGCCAAAGTCGTTGACATCGTAAAAGTAAACAAAGAAATCTTCCTGGAGGCTCTGAAGGAAGTTCTCTATGAACCTTCCTACAGAGAGAAGATGAAGGAGCTGTCCAGTCTCCACAGAGATCAGCCCATGAAGCCTCTGGATCGAGCCATGTTCTGGATCGAGTTTGTCATGAGACACAAAGGAGCGGCCCATTTGAGAACAGAGTCCTACAAGATGTCCACCATCCAGTACCATTCCATCGATGTTTTGGGGTTCCTGCTGGCAATTGTTCTGTTgctctttgctgtttttatttctgtgttcaaATGTTTCTGGAGG of the Fundulus heteroclitus isolate FHET01 chromosome 12, MU-UCD_Fhet_4.1, whole genome shotgun sequence genome contains:
- the LOC105939667 gene encoding UDP-glucuronosyltransferase 2B31 isoform X1; translated protein: MNKMRVATYRCCSLTEPDWGFPDVFCRTTSLNLTEMSRLTLLTLVVLLCSSSPVNGGKVLVFPVDGSHWINMNVIIEELHARGHEVTVLRPSDSWYIKSDSPHYRAININSSAGFDRQNFGSYVTKTINMRRHGSSLWSRLSLEYDLLQTFYQMGKQVLQMVEDIFEDEVLMQILNDAKYDLVLTDPAIGGGVLLGHRLGLPLVFNVRWTIQGEGHHAIAPSPLSYIPIPGTELTDKMTFMQRVKNFLYYIFTCFQIWYVAEPLYPPFVHRHFGKDVHYMELFQAADIWLMRNDFTFEFPRPTMPNIVYMSGFQCKPSKPLPKELEDFVQSSGEHGVIVMTLGTLVEQLPEDLAEDIAAAFAELPQKVIWRHKGKKPSTLGNNTLILDWLPQKDLLGHPKTKVFVAHGGTNGMQEAIYHGVPLVGLPLMFDQQDNFFRMASRGVAKVVDIVKVNKEIFLEALKEVLYEPSYREKMKELSSLHRDQPMKPLDRAMFWIEFVMRHKGAAHLRTESYKMSTIQYHSIDVLGFLLAIVLLLFAVFISVFKCFWRRVFHRGKAKKE
- the LOC105939667 gene encoding UDP-glucuronosyltransferase 2B31 isoform X2, with translation MPEMSRLTLLTLVVLLCSSSPVNGGKVLVFPVDGSHWINMNVIIEELHARGHEVTVLRPSDSWYIKSDSPHYRAININSSAGFDRQNFGSYVTKTINMRRHGSSLWSRLSLEYDLLQTFYQMGKQVLQMVEDIFEDEVLMQILNDAKYDLVLTDPAIGGGVLLGHRLGLPLVFNVRWTIQGEGHHAIAPSPLSYIPIPGTELTDKMTFMQRVKNFLYYIFTCFQIWYVAEPLYPPFVHRHFGKDVHYMELFQAADIWLMRNDFTFEFPRPTMPNIVYMSGFQCKPSKPLPKELEDFVQSSGEHGVIVMTLGTLVEQLPEDLAEDIAAAFAELPQKVIWRHKGKKPSTLGNNTLILDWLPQKDLLGHPKTKVFVAHGGTNGMQEAIYHGVPLVGLPLMFDQQDNFFRMASRGVAKVVDIVKVNKEIFLEALKEVLYEPSYREKMKELSSLHRDQPMKPLDRAMFWIEFVMRHKGAAHLRTESYKMSTIQYHSIDVLGFLLAIVLLLFAVFISVFKCFWRRVFHRGKAKKE
- the LOC105939667 gene encoding UDP-glucuronosyltransferase 2B31 isoform X3, which translates into the protein MSRLTLLTLVVLLCSSSPVNGGKVLVFPVDGSHWINMNVIIEELHARGHEVTVLRPSDSWYIKSDSPHYRAININSSAGFDRQNFGSYVTKTINMRRHGSSLWSRLSLEYDLLQTFYQMGKQVLQMVEDIFEDEVLMQILNDAKYDLVLTDPAIGGGVLLGHRLGLPLVFNVRWTIQGEGHHAIAPSPLSYIPIPGTELTDKMTFMQRVKNFLYYIFTCFQIWYVAEPLYPPFVHRHFGKDVHYMELFQAADIWLMRNDFTFEFPRPTMPNIVYMSGFQCKPSKPLPKELEDFVQSSGEHGVIVMTLGTLVEQLPEDLAEDIAAAFAELPQKVIWRHKGKKPSTLGNNTLILDWLPQKDLLGHPKTKVFVAHGGTNGMQEAIYHGVPLVGLPLMFDQQDNFFRMASRGVAKVVDIVKVNKEIFLEALKEVLYEPSYREKMKELSSLHRDQPMKPLDRAMFWIEFVMRHKGAAHLRTESYKMSTIQYHSIDVLGFLLAIVLLLFAVFISVFKCFWRRVFHRGKAKKE